ATGAGAATGGTCTATTTCTTTGTTGATTTCTGTTCTTTTTGCGATTGAGATCCTTCAAGGAGCTTTACATTCTCATGAGTTTTTATGCTGCTCAGGCTACTGGTCTTGGGATCTGTATGAAAGTAATTAGGAATAAACTGGCATCTGCAATGACAAATGCTGAGCTGACAATAAAATTCAGGCGAGGTATCTGCTGTAAGTCTGAGATTTTGGAATTGGCTTGTGAGCATGGAATTATTTTGAACAAAGGTGGTAGCTATTTCATAGAAGGTAAAACTTTGAACACCCAAGAGGAAGCTAAAGATTTTCTTACTGCAAATTCTAGTGTGTTGGATCACATAGTTAAGAATTTGAGATGTCAGTTATTTGAGAGGAAATCAAAGCCAGAGTAGATCCTGTCAAACTTTTATTGGCATCAAGCATTCAACAGCTCCGAAACTTCGCTAATCTCCCGAAATATTTAACCCCACACTAAAATGTAATTCATTGCTGAAACATGAGTAAGCAGCACATCAAGAATCAAGCATCGACAAGGGCTCAATTTCTGTAGAATACAAAATTCTTCCATACTTGATGCAGAGTTGAAAGAACGAAGGGTAGCTCAAGTGTTTGGTCTGTATGTGTGATATGCCCATTACCAGATGAATTAAATCGAAAGGATCTTGATCTGTTAGAATTTGTTGCATCAAGATTGTAGACAATTTAGCAAGGTAGAATATGCTGGTGAAACAGTTAGTTCTCCTGTATTTAAATACTGGTTGGGGTTTTTGTGCGTTTCCTGCAAAGTTGAATGCTATCAGTCAGCCATTAGATTTTTACAGAGTCAAGGAAATACCTTCTATGTATTATACATTTTTGTTctctattttttcatttttattcgaATTTTTAGGTAATTATATGGTACTGATCTGATGTTGTTTCTTGACCCCGTACTTACTTTGTACCATCAACAAGTACAATAGCATAGTgataatttttccattttaactTAATGAGAGTGCTAGCTGCCAgtatatttctttttccttcttgtaaTCCTTGTGTAAGAAATTGTCAAAGTTAATCGAATGTCgttttgaaatatttgagtTTCCCAATTACATTCTTTGTCTGATcttcattcgtgatctttttcgaaatttcaacTTTCTTATTTACGGTTTTTCATGACAACGCTAGTAGTATTGAACTGCTTTTTCCAACCTCTTCAAttcatgagttttttttttgaactttgaTTAAACCTGTCCTTCAAGACAttgatcttttcttttataaactTTAATTATTTGTAGATTGTTCGCTAAGTGCGCTAGCAATAATCTCTTGATTCTTTTGGTCTTgtgttacattttttttttcactccaGTTCCTTTATctttcaaataataataatgtccTTGGATTTATAGGTATTTCACAGCTATTTATATTAAATTGGGCATACACATTTTTGTCTATACCGCGTACAGCGCGGTAACGCCTCCTGTTTATTGATAGGGTGCATTTTAGTGGGGTATTTTGGGCATTATTACACAATTATTTGACTAAATATCTTCATTAATTGGGTGGATTCTACTCAGATATGATTTTGGTGCTAATTGCAGGAATTTATGTTAAAAGGTGCTTAAAAGCAAAATTCAGAGGATTTGTCGTACGTGGGGCACTTCAAGCAGTGAGACCCTCTTGAGAAGCTGAAGAAATTTAATTGTAATaaactttattttatttgagtttTAGGGAGtcttgtttattttgaatgCTAATTCCGAGAAGAGGAAATCTTTTCCTTTAATTTCGGGAGTTACCAACAAAAAGGGAGGAATTGGACGTCAGTAGGGCAGCTTTTAGCTTTCGTTTGGCTGAGGTTTAACTATCGTTTTTTTTCTGCTTGTGCGATTTGGGTGGGTCGTAGCTTTGTAAAGAAAGTAGAAGACAATAGCCAttatagttgacttttgggggAAATCAACTCTTCATGCTTGAATTGACCAAATTGAGAAATCAAACAGTTGAAAAACCTTTCTCTCGTATATCTTGCTTAGCAATTAGGAGAAGAGAATAAGGGCCGTAATTGTTGACTTTTTGGCTTTGCTTTTCAATTGGTTTTGACCGATATTGAAATAGGGCATCAGACTCTCTTTTACGTTGGCTTTTTGGAGACAATTGGACGCAATAAAATCAGCCCCTCCTTATGCATGCATCAGATCCGACTTGAGGATGATGCAAAACCGGTAAGACAGGCGCAACGGAGATTGAACCCACTAATAATGGAAGTGATGAAGAAGGAGATACTTAAACTCCTGGAAGTGGAAATTATCTTCGCCATCTCAGACAGTTCTTGGGTGAGCCCAGTTCAAGTAGTCCGGAAAAAGGCGGGACTAACTGTAGAAGAGAACTAGGTAGGCGAGATGGTCCCAGTGAGAAAATCCAAAGGATGGCACTAGTGTATTGACTACCAGCGTCTGAATGCTGTGACGAAGAAGGACCACTTTCCCCTCCCTTTTATTGATCAGATAATAGAGAGATTAGCTGGTCgtgtttattattatttttttgatggCTTTTCAAGATATTTTCAAATTGCGATAGCACCGGAGAATCAGGAGAAAACTACATTCACCTGTTCATTTGGCACGTTTGCTTATCGGAGGATGCCTTTCGACCTCTGCAACGCTCCAACAACTTTTCAAAAGTGTATGGTAAGTATATTTTCCGAATatgtagaaaagattattgCGGTGTTTATGAATGATTTTAGTGTATATGGAGATAGTTTTGAAGAATAcattgataatttagttttaaTTCTGAAACGATGCATAGAGACAAatttagttcttaattgggAGAAATGTCGTTTTATGGTGGAGCATGGTATTGTCTTAGGACATGTAGTGTCGGTTAGGAGTATAGAAATAGATAACGCAAAAGTCGATATTATTTCTGTTTCACCTTATCCCGTAAGTGTAGTTTTAATTCTGAAACGATGCATAGAGACAAatttagttcttaattgggAGAAATGTCGTTTTATGGTGGAGCATGGTATTGTTTTAGGACATGTAGTGTCGGCTAGGAGTATAGAAATAGATAACGCAAAAGTCGATATTATTTCTGTTTCACCTTATCCCGTAAGTGTACGGGGAGTGCGTTTCTTTTTGGGTTATGTAGGGTTCTACAGGAGATTCatcaaagatttctccaaaatCGAAGCGCCTCTATTCAAGCTGTTGCAAAAGGAGGTAGCATTTGACTTCACCGAGAAATACAAGATGGCATTTGACAAATTGAAGGAATCATTAACCTCATCACCCGTCATTTAATCTCCGGACTGGAGTCTTCCATTCGAATAATGTGTGACGCGAGCGACTATGCAATGGGAGCGGTGTTGAGGCAAAGAATTGGCAAGGTGGCACATGCAATCTACTATGCATCGAAGGCGTTGAACGGAGCTCATCTTAACTATTTTACAACGGAGAAAGAATTACTAACTGTGGTTTttgcattaaaaaaatttagacctTATTTGTTAGGTGCAAAGGTAATAGTTTTCTCTGATCATGTAGCATTAAGGTACTTGATAACgaagaaggatgcaaaatcaAGACTCATCAGATGGATCCTGCTCCTGCAAGAGTTCAACTTGGAGATAAACGATAAAAGTGAGGCAGAGAATTTGGTTGCTGATCACTTGAGTCGTTTGCTAACACATAAGAAAGAGCAACTATTGAGAGAGACATTTCGAGAGGAGCAACTACTTGCTTTTGATTTGCCTGCACCTTAGTATGCCGACATCGTGATTTCTTAGTAACTAACCAATTGCCTGCAGGTTGGCCCAAGGTTAGGAGAGACAAGTTAAAAAGTGATGCCAAATACTACATTTGAGACGACTCCTACCTGTGGAGGCAATGCTCGGACTAGGTACTAAGAAGATGTGTAAGTGCAGATAAATTCTACTCCATTTTACATTTATGTCATTCGTTTGCATGTGGAGGGTATTTTGGCCCCAAGCGAACAGCTCGCAAAGTGTTGGAGAGTGGCTTTTACTGGCCCACCCTTTTTAAAGATGCATACTTATTTTACAAATCCTGTGATAGGTGTTAGAGGGTGGGAAATATTTTTCGTAAGGACCAAATGCTTCAAACCCCCATGTTgtttgtgaaaattttttatgtttgggGGATAGATTTTATGAGTCCTTTTCTCTCATCTTTTGGTTTCCTATAATCTTATTTGCTATTGATTATGTCTCTAAATGGGTGGAAACCAAAGCCACCCGTACTAACGATTCTAAAGTGATTGTAGAGTTCTTaaaatctaatatttttgtccaCTTTGGAATGCCAAGAGTTGTGGTAAGTGATAGAGGGACACATTTTTGTAATAAGACTATCACTACCCTGTTTCGAAAATACGGCGTGCTCTATAAGGTATCCGCACCGTATCACTCGCAGACAAATAGGCAAGCCGAAGTGTCAAACAGGGAGATCAAATCAATTTTAGAGAAGATGGTGCGCCCAgataggaaggattggagtTTAAAATTAGAAAATGCACTATAGGCGTACCGAACCGCGTATAAGACGCCGATTGGGATGTCACCGTATAGACTAGTCATTGGTAAGGCTTGTCATCTTCCCGTGGAGTTCGAACATAAGGTGTTCTGGGCAATAAAGCAGTGCAACATGGACCTGGAAGAAGCAgggattcaaagaaaattgcagCTACAAGAATTAGAGAAAATTAGGAATGAAACATATGAGAATACCACGATTTACAAGGAAAAGAGTAAAATCTTCCATAATCAGCAAGTCGCAAGGAAATCTTTTGAAGTGGGGTAGAAGGTCCTCTTGTATCACTCGAGGTTTAAACTTTTTCTCGATAAGttacgttctcgttggattggtccATTTGTCGTCTCTAATGTGtttcattatggtgcagtggagatcCAAAATTTAAAGACGGAGAAGAAATTTGTCGTGAATGGCTATCGTCTCAAACCTTATTATGAAAGATTTTCTATTGAAAAAGTGAAAGTTGTACACCTTAAGGATCCAACTTATTTTGTTTGAGGGTTCCGGCcgtgtctagccaaagacgttaaaaaaatgcgctacttgggaggcaacccaagactatttattttagtttgcgtatattttttaagttttagttaagtgttagtgtcatTTAGTAGTTTGTTATTTGGTGGCAGGAAGTtggcagttagacgtgcccacgctaaGTCGTCACGCCTAAGGAAAAGAGTTGGAAGGCGACGGTCAGAAAACTCTATATCAGTTAAGCGTGCCCATGCCAGGTGATCACGTCTAAGGGAAGAAAATTTTCGTCCGCGGTCAGAAGACTCTACAGTAGTTAGGCATGCCCATAccaggtggtcacgcctaaAGAACTCAATTTCTGGAGATTGGTCAGAAAACTCTGTAGCAGTTAAACGTGCTCACGCCTAAGACAAGAGTcccttaaacaaaaaaaaaaaagagtgaaaagACGAAATTGCccttactcaaaaaaaaaaaagagaaaaaatttcaAAGACCCGAAACCctactcttttcttcttcttctttcttttctttttctttctttttctttcttcttcttccttctcttttcttcttccctttctttttccttgtctgCCGCCGCACGTCACCGTGCTCCATTGCTGACCACCGCCTTCGTCCGCCGTCGCACCACACCGCCACCACAGCTCCACCGTTCGCCGCCGCCCTCTAACTATCGCGACCAAGTCCACCAGCGCAGCTAAGCTCGCGTGAGCCCAAGCGTACACCAGCGCCATCCTCTGTCTGCGCGTGTAGGCCAACAGCAGCAGCTCCATCTGCGAGCTCCAGCAGCAGCGTGCTCCCTTGCTTGCGTGCGACCCATCGTGCAGGTGTGCGCTTGCTTGCGCAGACGCAACCTACCAAGCGCACAAGCGCCATGCCGCACGTCGCATGAGCCCAGCAGCCAACGCACGCGAGCTCGAGCCTACCTGCACAAGCTCCAACTCTTCTTCCATCACACAGCAACCAAGCGCTCCACAGCCAGCGGAGGCGCGCATGACC
The Coffea arabica cultivar ET-39 chromosome 6c, Coffea Arabica ET-39 HiFi, whole genome shotgun sequence genome window above contains:
- the LOC113693160 gene encoding uncharacterized protein isoform X3 encodes the protein MMVLMKVVERLNVFFDSRFKVATLIPQLEIDNVEVQANLKLAQGNCPADQATGLGICMKVIRNKLASAMTNAELTIKFRRGICCKSEILELACEHGIILNKGGSYFIEGIYVKRCLKAKFRGFVVRGALQAVRPS
- the LOC113693160 gene encoding DNA repair protein recA homolog 2, mitochondrial-like isoform X2 translates to MMVERLNVFFDSRFKVATLIPQLEIDNVEVQANLKLAQGNCPADQATGLGICMKVIRNKLASAMTNAELTIKFRRGICCKSEILELACEHGIILNKGGSYFIEGKTLNTQEEAKDFLTANSSVLDHIVKNLRCQLFERKSKPE
- the LOC113693160 gene encoding DNA repair protein recA homolog 2, mitochondrial-like isoform X1, coding for MMVLMKVVERLNVFFDSRFKVATLIPQLEIDNVEVQANLKLAQGNCPADQATGLGICMKVIRNKLASAMTNAELTIKFRRGICCKSEILELACEHGIILNKGGSYFIEGKTLNTQEEAKDFLTANSSVLDHIVKNLRCQLFERKSKPE
- the LOC113693160 gene encoding DNA repair protein recA homolog 2, mitochondrial-like isoform X5, with protein sequence MMVERLNVFFDSRFKVQANLKLAQGNCPADQATGLGICMKVIRNKLASAMTNAELTIKFRRGICCKSEILELACEHGIILNKGGSYFIEGKTLNTQEEAKDFLTANSSVLDHIVKNLRCQLFERKSKPE
- the LOC113693160 gene encoding DNA repair protein recA homolog 2, mitochondrial-like isoform X4, coding for MMVLMKVVERLNVFFDSRFKVQANLKLAQGNCPADQATGLGICMKVIRNKLASAMTNAELTIKFRRGICCKSEILELACEHGIILNKGGSYFIEGKTLNTQEEAKDFLTANSSVLDHIVKNLRCQLFERKSKPE